The following coding sequences lie in one uncultured Methanobrevibacter sp. genomic window:
- a CDS encoding 30S ribosomal protein S12 → MPGLFAAKKLKRNRQNFKWKDVDYKRRALRLDVKADPLEGAPQARGIVIEKVGIEAKQPNSAIRKCVRVQLIKNGKQLTAFAPGDGAIGFIDEHDEVMIE, encoded by the coding sequence ATGCCAGGACTTTTTGCTGCAAAAAAACTTAAAAGGAATAGACAAAATTTTAAGTGGAAAGATGTAGATTACAAAAGAAGAGCTTTAAGATTAGATGTTAAAGCGGACCCTCTCGAAGGAGCTCCTCAAGCTAGAGGTATTGTAATCGAAAAAGTAGGGATAGAAGCAAAACAACCTAACTCTGCTATTCGTAAATGTGTACGTGTTCAATTAATTAAAAACGGTAAACAATTAACTGCTTTCGCACCGGGTGACGGAGCTATCGGATTTATCGATGAACACGATGAAGTAATGATTGAA